ATGGTAATTGTTCCCTGTTGGTTATTGTGACATTCATACATTCCCCTGCCATTCTAAGTTGCAGCAGGATGAACCATTCAATATGATTAGAATACTTTTTATTCTTGGCAGCTCATTACTACATTAACGCACAGAGTTTAGTGTTTGTTCTGGGTTCAATACATAACGCACATATTCTTTCGCAATTGTTGCAAGTTCTTCATCCGATTTATGCCCTATACCATTTACTGCAAATGGCGGCAGATAGTTTGCACTGACAAAGTTAGCAGCCGCTTCCAGAGGACGTAATAATTCGGCTACGGTGAATGTAACATCCCCCTTTGCTGTATAATCTTCCTCAGCAACGCCTGTCGTTACAGCAACAATGACTTCTTTGCCCTGAAATTTGTCTCCGTTTGTTCCAAAAGCCCAACCATAGACAATGACTTCTTCCAACCATTTTTTCAGCAATGGAGGTGCACTGTACCAGTAGAAAGGAAATTGGAAAATGACGCGATCATGATTTTCTACCAGTTCGTGTTCTGTTTGCACATCGATTTTTTCATCCGGATAAGACGCATAAACATTATGAACTGTAGTATCAGGATGCTTTTTAATTTCTTCCACTAAATAACGATTACCACGGGATTCGGATAAATTGGGGTGAAAAACGAGTACTAAGGTTTTCATTTTATATTAACTCCTTTTTATAAATTGTTTTTGTTTGATTACTAGGGTTATAATAAACCCTAAGTTTCCTTTTGGGAAGAAGGCACTTTAATTAAACATAGTTACTTTTATGAAACCTTTTGTCATATAAAGGATTCCGCGGCTATCTTTTTAATAAAAGATTAAAATTGATGCATCAAGCTAAAGATAAAGAAAAAGTCATGGAGAATGAATTAAAATACTATCAAATCATTTAGTTCCCAAAAAAATCAACCCTGTCAAAAATAATTTTGCAGGGTTTTTGTTATCGATTAAACTTTTATCTTTTTTATTTTATGTTCAATCAAATGCTGTTAAATCAATATTTTTCTTTCATATGTTTTAGAAACACGCTAGTTATAGCATACTGCATATGAAGAAAAATGATTAATTTTTATGGATTACTTATTTTTCAGTAACTCTTTCACTCTCGGAATGACTTTCTCACCATACAGGCGAATTGTCTGGAAGCGATGCTTTTGAAGCTGTCCTCCCACACTATACACTAAATTAAATCGTTGAACGCCAACCGCTGGTATCATTTGAGCAATTTTCTGTGCAACAGTTTCCGGACTTCCAACATAATAAGATCCATACTTAACTTCGTAGTCAAATTGTTCTCTTTTCATCGGTGCGCCGCCTCGTTCTCTGGACACTCTGTCCATGGTGGCTTTTATATAGTCCCAAGCAATTTCTTCTGCTTCTTCATCCGTTTCAGCAATAACACCTAAAGAATGCATACCTACAGATTGAGGTGGATTCCCTAATTCTTGCGTTGTTTTATGATAAAGATCCACAAAAGGCTTAAAGCGCGTTGGATTCCCACCAATAATGGCTAACATAACAGGAAAATTATATTTTGCTGCACGGACAATCGACTCTGGAGTACCGCCCACGCCTACGACAACATCCAGTTTTTTATCCAATTTCGGATAAACTTGAACATGATCAAGGGATTGCGTGAGATTTCCTTTCCAAGTGACTGGTTCATTTTTAATTAACTCATTCAAAAGCGCAATCTTTTCTTCAAAAAGTTCATTGTAATTTCTTAAATCATAACCAAAAAGCGAAAAAGACTCTATATAAGCTCCACGCCCTATCATCATTTGAGCACGCCCATTTGATAAAGCATTAATGGTCGCAAAACGTTCTTGTAACCGCACTGGATCATCTGAACTTAAAACAGTAACACCTGTACCGAGTGTGATATTCTTCGTTACTAAAGAAAGCGCAGCTAAAACGGTATCCGGACTGGAGATAGAATACTCCTCGCGGTGATGCTCGCCTAATGCAATCGCATCAACACCATACTCATCCGCCAGTTTCGCTTCTTCCACAATGTTTCGCAATGATTCTTCATAGCTCATCCGTTCTTTTGTATCATCTTTATAAGCAATATCACCAAATGTATCCAGGCCAAATTGCAATTGGTCAACATTTATATTCATCGATAAACCCCCATATTCTACCCCTCCGTATAAATTTACATAAAATAAATCAGAGAATTATATTGTATTCATTTGACTACTAGGGTTATAATAAACCTAAAGTTTCTTTTTAGAAAGAAGGCACTTTATTTAAACCTAGTTACTTTTAAGAAACCATATGATATATAAAGGATTAATACTCTTATAAAGGAGAGATAATAAAATGGCCAATCAACCTACAGGCGAAAACTGTAAAGAACTTCAAGCAGCATTAGATATTATTTCAGGTAAATGGAAGCCGATTATTTTATTCCATCTTATGGAGAATGAGACATTACGTTTTAGCGAACTCCAACGAGCTATTCCGGAAATCACAAAAAAAATGTTAACTTCCCAATTAAGAGAATTAGAATATCATAACATTATCGATCGCAAAGTTTATCAACAAGTACCTCCAAAAGTGGAATATTCCATGTCGGATTACGGTCATGGATTAAAGCCATTATTAGTATCGATGAGAACTTGGGGCTTTAATCATTTGGAGCATTTAGAGAGTCTACACGGGAAAGACAATGAAAAAGTCATGGAAAATTAATTCCATTTATTACAGGAATGGGAGAAAAAAATGGATAATCTGATGTAAAAGGAATTCATTAAAAATGCCAAGTCACTCTAATAATGAGTGACTTGGCATTTTTTACGGACAGATTATTTATAACACATTCATTATTGTTTATGTTAAATAAACTTGGTACTACTTGATTCTTTTTAGGGGCTATACTTTTTTTATTCAACTTTCTCATTACATAGTTCGTTCAAGTTTAATGCCTCCCCTGCCATAAAACAGAATCAATGTTTATATTGGTTTACTCCTCTTCATTTTTAATGGCTCATAACCTAAAGTTATATCACTATGACAAAACTGTATTTCTCAATCCAAAAATGAACGGTTATACTGTTTCTCAAATACTTTCCTTAATAAATAAAGGATTTTTTTGTTTGAAGCATATAAATACATCTTTCTTTTTAATGGAGCCTCTTCTATAGGAATAAATTTTACACCTTTATAATTTATCTTTTGAACAACCATAGCTGGAAGATAGGAAATACCGGCTCCTTGAGCAACAAACCCGATAAGTGCATGATAAGGCATTTCCATAATGTCTGGTGATTTTTCTACATGATTTTTTATGAGATACTCTATTCTGCTGTATAAAGGAGTGTGGATAAAAGGTAAAATTTGTGTATATTTCAAGCATTCAGTTATGGATATACGTTGATTGTTAGCACATTCATATTTTTCCGGAACAGCTGCATAAAATTCATCATCAAATAGCCAAGTAGAAAACAACCCTTTTTGTTGAGGATAGTCCTGAATAATTGCACCATCGATTTCACCAGATTTCATTAACGGAATTAAATCGATTGTATCATCCGTGACTTTCGTTATTTGTATATTTAATTGGCCTGTATTGCCGAAATAATCAGGGTAATAATATGTTGCTAAAAAAGGATCGCTACCTATTTTGATATGTTGATTACTCATATGTTTAGCAATAGCAAATCTTA
The nucleotide sequence above comes from Oceanobacillus timonensis. Encoded proteins:
- a CDS encoding LLM class flavin-dependent oxidoreductase is translated as MNINVDQLQFGLDTFGDIAYKDDTKERMSYEESLRNIVEEAKLADEYGVDAIALGEHHREEYSISSPDTVLAALSLVTKNITLGTGVTVLSSDDPVRLQERFATINALSNGRAQMMIGRGAYIESFSLFGYDLRNYNELFEEKIALLNELIKNEPVTWKGNLTQSLDHVQVYPKLDKKLDVVVGVGGTPESIVRAAKYNFPVMLAIIGGNPTRFKPFVDLYHKTTQELGNPPQSVGMHSLGVIAETDEEAEEIAWDYIKATMDRVSRERGGAPMKREQFDYEVKYGSYYVGSPETVAQKIAQMIPAVGVQRFNLVYSVGGQLQKHRFQTIRLYGEKVIPRVKELLKNK
- a CDS encoding winged helix-turn-helix transcriptional regulator — translated: MANQPTGENCKELQAALDIISGKWKPIILFHLMENETLRFSELQRAIPEITKKMLTSQLRELEYHNIIDRKVYQQVPPKVEYSMSDYGHGLKPLLVSMRTWGFNHLEHLESLHGKDNEKVMEN
- a CDS encoding NAD(P)H-dependent oxidoreductase; the encoded protein is MKTLVLVFHPNLSESRGNRYLVEEIKKHPDTTVHNVYASYPDEKIDVQTEHELVENHDRVIFQFPFYWYSAPPLLKKWLEEVIVYGWAFGTNGDKFQGKEVIVAVTTGVAEEDYTAKGDVTFTVAELLRPLEAAANFVSANYLPPFAVNGIGHKSDEELATIAKEYVRYVLNPEQTLNSVR
- a CDS encoding LysR family transcriptional regulator; protein product: MNLQTLEYFVTVVKEKSMTKAAEKLYVSQPALTKQIKRLEALLGFSVFNRSSQGITLTVKGEQFFNDIEPTIHQLRFAIAKHMSNQHIKIGSDPFLATYYYPDYFGNTGQLNIQITKVTDDTIDLIPLMKSGEIDGAIIQDYPQQKGLFSTWLFDDEFYAAVPEKYECANNQRISITECLKYTQILPFIHTPLYSRIEYLIKNHVEKSPDIMEMPYHALIGFVAQGAGISYLPAMVVQKINYKGVKFIPIEEAPLKRKMYLYASNKKILYLLRKVFEKQYNRSFLD